Within Coffea arabica cultivar ET-39 chromosome 4e, Coffea Arabica ET-39 HiFi, whole genome shotgun sequence, the genomic segment TAAATGAATGAAACATAGTTAAGTCTTATAGAGCCTACCTCGTCAAATGCTTCAAAAATATCAATGCTAGGCTGATGAATTGTGCAAACAACTGTTCTCCCTGTATCCACTGTGTTTCTCACAGTCCTCATAACAATAGCTGCTGCTCTTGCATCAAGGCCTGAAGTTGGTTCATCCATAAATATGATCGAGGGGTTGGCAACTAGTTCAACTGCTATGGTCAATCTCTTTCTCTGCTCTGTTGACAAACCACTTATTCCAGGAAGTCCCACAATAGCATCCTTTAGGTTGTTTAGTTCAACCAGGTCCATCACTTCATTGACAAAAATCTGTAGAAAGTACAATTAAAGCGTAAGATGTTAAGTATATTATCTTCAAGCTTGATTGATAATACTGCTTGATTGATAATACTGCTTCTGACCATCTTTTGCTCCTTGCTGACTTCTTCAGGAAGACGAAGGAAAGCTGAATAAATCAATGATTCACGGACAGTTACTTGAGGTGAGTGGATATCGGTTTGTTCACAGTACCCTGCAACTCTAGCAAACGTTTCTTGTTTCTTTGTGAATCCAGATATTCTTATGTCACCTTCGATGTAACCACCTGTTTTGCGTCCAGCCAGAACATCCATTAGGGTAGTCTTTCCTGCTCCACTGACCCCCATTAATGCAGTTAAGACTCCTGGTCTAAATGCACCAGTTACACTACGAAGTAATTGGAGCTTGTCCTCTGTGATTCCTTGGTCTCTCATTTCCTGTTAAAGTGGAAATAAGTTTGTTGTTGACAAAGTAATTTAGCATGGAAAACTGCTTCAAGTTAAGCCTATTGCATGGTTTTTAAAGAGTTATATAAGGATTTCGATCCTTACAGGAGGCATGTCCACAAAATAATTGACGTTGTCGAATGACATGGCAAGTGGGGTGAATGGAAGAACCATTCCTCTCTTGGGAGCAACACCACTTGCTGCCTCAAGACTTGTATCTTCTTTTCTACTGCTCAAATTTCTACTTGGTTGGGTGTTCACGGGCAGGACAGCCATTTCTCCTGAAAGCGTTACATAAAGGTGTGtatagttttcaattttcacattTACTGGTTATTGACATAACGTTAGGATAGACTGAGCAAACCTTTCTTTGACTTGGTTGTTATCAGTCTTGGTTCTCCCATTGCTTCCCTTTGATCATCCTCCATCTCCCTTGCCTGCTCTTTGGAGATGATAGCTTGTGGTTTTCCAGGAGCTGTTGTTGTTATATACAGGACATAAGATCAATACACCATTGTGACTACATATCCATAGTATATAGTTTGAATTGTGTTAGAATTCTCACGGCTAAGGTACATGAGGGCAAACGTGAAAAGGAtgttgaaaagaaatataaaacCCAAGAGAGCTGCTGCACCAATCCAATACCAATTTCTTTCAGGAAAGACGTCAAAGTTCTTTAATACTTCCAGTCCCAATTTTGTTGCATTGTCGGAAGCCTGTAAATAGATAAATATCTTTCTTTATCTTGAACATTGGTAAATTACCTGTAACATTTAATCTGTAGTATGATCCATTcaactgtgtgtgtgtgtgtgtttttttttggcTACCTGCCTTCATCAAACATTGAAACTAAAGTAAGAGTAATAGTTTGAGCAGGCATACCCATTTGTTCATCCACCTTGGAGCAAACATCTCATTTACAGTCATGGCATTGAAACTGTACATTAGAGGTGAAATCCAGTATCCCCACCCCCACCAATCTGGAATTTTATCTGTCAGAAAGCAAACAATTATATAAACAATAAATTTGTGTTATAATGAAGTTTAATTGATAGACAATAACATGTATCATATCTTATAACATGATTTTTGTACTTAGGAATACTTGTGCAGTTGCTTCTTGTGGCAATGCTGATGCAACTGTGGATGTATCAACTTTTAGCATCTTCTTTGAAAGGAATATGAAGTTCATATGATCATTTCTACAACTACATAGAGTAGTAAAATGAAGTACATGTGTTAGCCTCATTACTATTTAGTCTTCATAACTTGTTCAGAGATGCTTGATGTTCTTAAGCTATAATATTTTGCCATTTCGTTTTTCCTCTTATGTTTATTGATTCTATGCTTATTTTGTCAGGCATCCTTTTATACTAACCTTTAGGAAGAATGAAACCACCCAAGAGAAAAACAAGGAGAAGAGCTAGAGTTCCTCCAGTGTTTGCAATTATCATTGTTCTGCAGGCTGCTGCAATTAGCCGAAATAACCCAGCAGCCATCTGCTGAGTCAGAAATATTAATAGTAGCTGTTTGAAGAACCTGGAAATGGAAGGAAGCACCAAACAGTTAAGTTTATTGCACGTGCTTAGGTGAGAAACCCACATGCTTTTGATTGATAAGCCTTCTGCATAGAAATTGCATAATTTACCTGCTAGCTTCAGGGGCAAATCCAATAGTGTAGTATGTAACAACCATCCACACAATAGACTCAAACACAGATATCGGTATCCTTAGCAGGAATGTGGGCAGTGTAAAAGCCCAAGGTGGGTGAAAGAGAAGATCTCTTTGCTTGTAAAACACAGGAAGTCTCTGTATGGTAAGTGAGAGTTCAGAAAAACCATTGAACATGTTGATGATCAAGCCAAACAACAATGCACCAACATAATGTGCCCCGTCATCTTCGTTTCTGGTGTGCATTTTAGTCCTTAAAAACACTGTTGATGCAATAAGTGCTACAATTATGATTTGGACGGTCTTGAAAATGTAGACAAAAGAGTTTCTCTTAATTAGCAGCCACTCCTtgtcaaaatttgctttcagaAGCTCTCTCATTGGGACTGAGTACTTTTTGAACACTAGAGCTGCTCTGTGACTCCGTGCCTTGTCATAAGGGACTGAGAGCTCATTCTCTAACCGCAGACCCACATGGAAACGTTTGAACATTTTTGCAAATTCAGCAACTGATATGTATCTATATGGCTTGTTTCGGTCAGCCCAGTACTGCTCCTGGTCCTTTCTTGATGTAACCTTTTATCAACAAGGCAAAAGATTAAGATTAAGTCTGACCTGGTTTTGTGTAATGTTGCTAAATTTTGCTTGTTTGTTTACTGATTTTCATTATCTAagagtgcgtttgataaaactgaaaccTGAAAACTAAAATATGAAATCTGAAGTCTAAATCGATTAAGCTACTTAATTGCTAAGTACCAAGGGTGTGTTTTATGAAACTGAAGTCTAAAAACTGAAATCTGTAAGtttgaatctattaagttaCTGAATTgaagtactaaatttgatacatttgagtgtatatagcattaagtgataagtgaactATAATTGTTATGGATGGCATCATTTGTAATTACCTCTTGCAGGAAATCAGCAGTTCCTTTTCTCTCTGGACATCTGAACCCGCAGCTCTCGAAGAATTCTAGGACATGCACTCTTGGACCCTGATATACAATTTGGCCTTCTGACAAGAGAATGATATCATCAAATAGGTCATAAGTCTCTGGAGCAGGTTGTAGGAGGGACATTAGAACGGTAGCCTCTGTCAAGTGGACAATCTGTTGTAAGCACTTCACAATTTGAAAGGTTGTGGAGCTGTCTAGACCTGTTGATATCTCATCCATAAACAGTGTCTTGGTTGGCCCGACGATCATCTCTCCTGTTTAAGGAAGGGAAGAACAGAGAACAGTTAAGACACTATTTTTACAGCTGAGGGAAATGTCAATAACCTTCTAATGAAGCCAGTTATCGTAGCTGCGTTCGAAGAATGAAAAAGGAAGATTAACGAGGCTTTCTAGCACTGCATCACATCTATTATGGTCAAATAGAAATTGATATTACTCATTAGTTTAACCTTGCATTCACGAGGAACTATTTTCCAAAATGTCTTCATCCTTTTTCTGCAAAATTGGCAGGTGGCCACGCCTCTGGGGGCCTGTGATAATCCCCTTGGAAGTCATGGACGCTTCCATGCTTCCTTATGTTCCTGAGTCCATGCCCTTTTAAGTTTAAACCACTTGGacaaaattcatattttctgCCATTTTTATCCAGCTCTATGTATTGATTCTCGTCAGTTACTCGCATATGATAAAGCCAAGCCAAAAATAAATTGATTCATTTGGTTCTTTCTTCAGTTTTGCCTTGTATTTTCGGTTTCTTAATTCAACTGACAGACCTAACGGCTGGCTTGACACTTGGgtttttcctcccttttttttttcctctgctTAAAGTGGGGAGACCTGGTCGTCAAAGTGATGGTTGCTTTGGTAAATCGTACCAGTAAAGAAGTTAGGAAGGAATGCCTATTTTCGCTATCTTCCGGATATGACGTGATAACAAGTATTTAAAGTACGGCCAGTCGGTCATCCCCCATGTGACTATTGGATTTGTTAGTTCAACTTTTGCATTTGATCGACTTGTTCATTTTGCCAACTCGGAACCCAAAAGAAGAGACACTGCTGTCAATTCTTAGACATTGGATAAAGGCGTTGGATGACTTGCTATTTTATTGCGCTTTCACCAATATTACTCAACAGTGAGAAAAACCTACACCATTTTatctcagaaaaaaaaaagaaggattaaccTGTTGTGACACGCTTCTTTTGGCCTCCTGAGATTCCTCGCAGCATTTCATCCCCAACAATGGTATCTCTGCAAACGTCGAGTCCCAATATCtgcattttcaaaatttgcaagCACAACATATTAACTAATTTGCCAATTCAATATGATGCAAATGGAACTCGTTTACTCGCTTGGCGTTCTAATGGTGCC encodes:
- the LOC113742360 gene encoding ABC transporter G family member 29 — its product is MEIEKARAAAAVIRQASRNASRNRSLTGAPSRRGWGVEDVFGSQKSGGAEDDEEALRWAALEKLPTYDRLRKTVIKSFIENDSHGNKIVHKEVDVRKLGLDERQEFIDRLFKVAEEDNEKFLKKLRNRIDKVAISLPTVEVRFEHLTMEAECYIGDRALPTLPNAIRNVAESSLSCLGIRLAERAKITILKDASGIIKPSRMTLLLGPPSSGKTTLLLALAGKLDPSLKVKGGISYNGHRLNEFVPQKTSAYISQNDVHVGEMTVKETLDFSARCQGVGSRYELLAELARRERDAGIFPEAEVDLFMKATAVEGVESSLITDYTLRILGLDVCRDTIVGDEMLRGISGGQKKRVTTGEMIVGPTKTLFMDEISTGLDSSTTFQIVKCLQQIVHLTEATVLMSLLQPAPETYDLFDDIILLSEGQIVYQGPRVHVLEFFESCGFRCPERKGTADFLQEVTSRKDQEQYWADRNKPYRYISVAEFAKMFKRFHVGLRLENELSVPYDKARSHRAALVFKKYSVPMRELLKANFDKEWLLIKRNSFVYIFKTVQIIIVALIASTVFLRTKMHTRNEDDGAHYVGALLFGLIINMFNGFSELSLTIQRLPVFYKQRDLLFHPPWAFTLPTFLLRIPISVFESIVWMVVTYYTIGFAPEASRFFKQLLLIFLTQQMAAGLFRLIAAACRTMIIANTGGTLALLLVFLLGGFILPKDKIPDWWGWGYWISPLMYSFNAMTVNEMFAPRWMNKWASDNATKLGLEVLKNFDVFPERNWYWIGAAALLGFIFLFNILFTFALMYLSPPGKPQAIISKEQAREMEDDQREAMGEPRLITTKSKKGEMAVLPVNTQPSRNLSSRKEDTSLEAASGVAPKRGMVLPFTPLAMSFDNVNYFVDMPPEMRDQGITEDKLQLLRSVTGAFRPGVLTALMGVSGAGKTTLMDVLAGRKTGGYIEGDIRISGFTKKQETFARVAGYCEQTDIHSPQVTVRESLIYSAFLRLPEEVSKEQKMIFVNEVMDLVELNNLKDAIVGLPGISGLSTEQRKRLTIAVELVANPSIIFMDEPTSGLDARAAAIVMRTVRNTVDTGRTVVCTIHQPSIDIFEAFDELLLMKRGGQVIYAGPLGRHSQKIVEYFEAIPGVPKIKEKYNPATWMLEVSSVATEVRLGIDFAEKYKSSSLYQRNKDLVKELSMHPPGAKDLHFLTQYSQSTFGQFKSCLWKQWMTYWRSPDYNLVRYFYCLAAALMVGTIFWRVGTKRESSGDLMTIVGAMYGAVLFVGINNCLTVQPIVAVERTVFYREKAAGMYSALPYAMAQVFAEIPYILVQTSYYTLIVYAMVGFEWTAAKFFWFYFINFFSFCYFTYYGMMTVAITPNHQVAAIFAAAFYALFNLFSGFFIPKPRIPKWWIWYYWICPVAWTVYGLIISQYGDVEDTISVPGMNFTPKIKDYIQDHFGYEPDFMGPVAAVLIGFTVFFAFMYAYCIKNLNFQMR